From a single Fusobacterium ulcerans ATCC 49185 genomic region:
- a CDS encoding GNAT family N-acetyltransferase, with product MEAVFGEKNDFKSWVELVKLVSGNFPGLDLEYYKNILIEKMEKNETIVVKENEKVVGALVFSYTEQEISFLAVHPEYRNKGIGLELVKKVISLFPIGTKLIVITYRAGDEKGRNARKLYKKAGFSEGNLITVFDYPCQEFIYIIK from the coding sequence ATGGAAGCTGTATTTGGAGAAAAAAATGATTTTAAAAGTTGGGTGGAACTTGTAAAGCTTGTAAGTGGAAATTTTCCTGGGTTAGATTTAGAGTATTATAAAAATATTTTGATAGAGAAAATGGAGAAAAATGAAACAATAGTGGTAAAGGAAAATGAAAAAGTAGTGGGAGCTTTAGTTTTTTCTTATACTGAACAGGAAATAAGCTTTTTAGCAGTACATCCAGAGTATAGGAATAAAGGAATAGGACTGGAACTTGTAAAAAAAGTTATCTCATTATTCCCAATAGGAACAAAGCTGATTGTAATTACTTATAGAGCTGGAGATGAAAAGGGAAGGAATGCTAGAAAATTATATAAAAAAGCAGGTTTTTCAGAAGGAAATCTCATAACAGTATTCGATTACCCATGTCAGGAATTTATTTATATTATAAAGTAA
- the codA gene encoding cytosine deaminase: MLIKNIFIENSKTASDIRVEDGIFKIISSSLEALPGEEVIDCTGKSAFPPFIESHVHLDTCLTAGDPVWNMSGTLFEGIECWSKRKEKLNKEDVKDRARRAIKMQASNGIQHVRTHVDVTDPTLIAMEGMLELKEELKDFVNLQIVAFPQEGILSYPNGKQLLENAVKMGADCVGAIPHFEFTREYAVESVNFCMELAEKYGRLVDVHCDEIDDEQSKGLEVLACRALESGMKDMVTASHTTAMHSYNNAYCSKLFRLLGMSNINFVCNPLVNTHLQGRFDTYPKRRGVTRVKELLANGNNVSMGHDDIFDPWYPLGDGNMMTVVHMGLHVCQMLGYEEILNSYKLITHNAARTLHLGNSYGIKEGNPASFIVLNNDNFYNVLNKQSEVLYSFNRGKLIASAVPAVKKILF, from the coding sequence ATGCTTATTAAAAATATATTTATTGAAAATAGTAAAACTGCTTCTGATATTCGTGTAGAAGATGGTATATTCAAAATTATTTCTTCATCTCTTGAAGCTCTTCCAGGAGAAGAAGTCATAGATTGTACTGGTAAATCAGCTTTTCCTCCATTTATAGAAAGCCATGTACACCTTGATACATGCCTTACTGCTGGTGATCCTGTATGGAATATGTCTGGAACTCTTTTTGAAGGAATTGAGTGCTGGTCTAAAAGAAAAGAAAAACTAAATAAGGAAGATGTAAAAGATCGTGCTCGTCGTGCTATAAAAATGCAGGCTTCAAATGGTATTCAACATGTACGTACTCATGTGGATGTTACAGATCCTACTCTTATTGCAATGGAAGGTATGCTGGAACTTAAAGAAGAACTTAAAGATTTTGTAAATCTGCAAATAGTTGCTTTTCCTCAGGAAGGTATTCTTAGTTATCCAAATGGAAAACAGCTTCTTGAAAATGCTGTAAAAATGGGTGCTGATTGTGTAGGAGCTATTCCTCATTTTGAATTTACTCGTGAATATGCTGTTGAAAGTGTAAATTTCTGTATGGAACTTGCTGAAAAATATGGACGTCTAGTGGATGTACATTGTGATGAAATAGATGACGAGCAGTCAAAAGGACTGGAAGTATTAGCTTGCCGTGCTCTTGAAAGTGGTATGAAAGATATGGTAACTGCCAGCCATACTACTGCTATGCACAGTTACAACAATGCTTACTGCAGTAAACTATTCCGCCTTTTAGGAATGAGTAATATCAATTTCGTATGTAATCCTCTTGTTAATACGCATCTTCAGGGAAGATTTGATACTTATCCTAAACGTCGTGGAGTTACACGTGTAAAAGAACTTCTTGCAAATGGAAATAATGTTTCTATGGGGCATGATGATATATTTGATCCTTGGTATCCTCTTGGAGATGGAAATATGATGACTGTAGTACATATGGGACTTCATGTATGCCAAATGCTGGGATACGAAGAAATACTTAACAGCTATAAGCTTATTACTCATAATGCTGCCCGTACTCTTCATTTAGGTAATTCTTATGGGATAAAAGAAGGTAACCCTGCTAGCTTTATAGTATTAAATAATGATAACTTCTACAATGTATTAAATAAGCAAAGTGAGGTATTGTACAGTTTCAATCGTGGAAAACTTATAGCTTCTGCTGTTCCTGCTGTAAAAAAAATTCTGTTTTGA
- the codB gene encoding cytosine permease, which translates to MSNLNNQTNIEKDSEYSLSAVPSSKKTQGLWAAMVVLVGFTFFTPSMTAGGNLGIGMNMMNFFTAMIIGNAFLGVYCGTLGYIGQKTGLTLDLLGHHSFGTTGSFLPSALISFTQIGWFGVGVAMFAIPVSGLTGIPVWILIVITGIVMTLTAYYGIKALAILGSIAVPLIAVLGVFSLNWGITKVGGFMNIFPENPATPLNLATGIAIVVGSFISGGTATPNFTRFSKTAKIAVVATVVAFFVGNSIMMIFGAVGGAVTGVADIFDILILQGLAIPAVITLGLNIWTTNNNALYTAGLGVSNITKVPMKPMVLLGGIVGTVTAVWLYYNFVGFLNLLSGMIPPVGAVIILHYFTHKAEYGNKNYKYKDFNFAGIFAVIVGALIGIFIPWGIKPLNSLVSAGIIFIILDNILNKKNN; encoded by the coding sequence ATGAGTAACTTAAACAATCAAACGAATATTGAAAAGGATTCTGAATATTCTCTTTCTGCTGTTCCATCTTCCAAAAAAACACAGGGATTATGGGCAGCAATGGTAGTCCTTGTAGGATTTACATTCTTTACTCCCAGTATGACTGCTGGTGGAAATCTTGGTATTGGTATGAATATGATGAACTTTTTCACTGCCATGATTATTGGAAATGCATTTCTTGGGGTATACTGTGGAACTTTAGGCTATATTGGACAAAAAACTGGTCTTACTCTTGATCTTCTTGGGCATCATTCTTTTGGTACAACTGGTTCCTTTTTACCTTCTGCACTTATTAGCTTTACACAAATAGGTTGGTTTGGAGTAGGAGTTGCAATGTTTGCTATTCCTGTATCTGGTCTTACTGGAATTCCTGTATGGATTCTAATTGTTATAACTGGTATTGTTATGACTCTTACTGCATATTATGGAATAAAAGCTCTTGCAATATTAGGTTCTATAGCTGTTCCATTAATTGCAGTACTTGGAGTATTCTCACTGAATTGGGGAATAACAAAAGTTGGTGGATTTATGAATATCTTCCCTGAGAACCCTGCAACACCTTTGAATCTTGCCACTGGCATAGCGATTGTTGTGGGTTCTTTCATCTCTGGAGGTACTGCAACACCTAACTTTACACGTTTTTCAAAAACTGCTAAAATAGCTGTAGTTGCAACTGTAGTTGCTTTCTTTGTTGGAAATTCAATCATGATGATATTTGGTGCTGTAGGCGGAGCTGTTACTGGAGTTGCTGATATTTTTGATATCCTTATCCTTCAAGGGCTTGCTATCCCTGCTGTTATAACTTTAGGACTTAATATCTGGACTACAAATAACAATGCTCTCTACACTGCTGGTCTTGGAGTTTCAAATATTACCAAAGTTCCAATGAAGCCAATGGTACTTCTAGGTGGAATAGTAGGAACTGTTACTGCTGTATGGTTATATTATAACTTTGTTGGATTTCTTAACTTGTTAAGTGGAATGATTCCTCCAGTAGGTGCTGTTATTATTCTTCATTATTTTACTCACAAAGCTGAATATGGAAATAAAAATTATAAATATAAAGATTTTAACTTTGCTGGTATTTTTGCTGTTATAGTTGGAGCTTTAATCGGTATATTTATTCCATGGGGAATAAAACCTTTAAACTCTCTTGTCAGTGCTGGTATAATATTTATAATTCTTGACAATATACTTAATAAAAAAAATAACTAG